One window from the genome of Molothrus ater isolate BHLD 08-10-18 breed brown headed cowbird chromosome 5, BPBGC_Mater_1.1, whole genome shotgun sequence encodes:
- the C5H12orf40 gene encoding uncharacterized protein C12orf40 homolog, translated as MKLLEVSSPKSSAVSLDLLNLYVVNQISTKKENTESVRKPVHIDITEDEKKPIRRHNLELPMSPLRTQHKSNLDDLQSRLQKQVLESRRQHLSEKVKYQHKLIPQVMELGYVDSSTENEDNLARVFSACPLPSSIFQFPYCTQLSEENFNTKLMGNVWEQIYEKKLQNQPGNSFDRDPWNTNPPSQCIFRKSDTVSQELFKPFDRPDCMNSARKNPVIIASNESENCEGMKEPVFDVVKETAGLKDGSGCSFLALFEEESQPIHNNPSTKHFNPFSNQSNNDIFFTVPDVRNQITSRNYSCDTRRVYPAINAKGDSADRHLEGIFTAPEQVFLKSNNVSSTSYKETSALHKTHRQNCHEGQHYFMPCEQKERRANLEKIETFAYYHDQQNILKENVQNYSRKKSDDKSVKETAWNQNHVFVFEEFTTAQEKGYKFGLSSYLHEMELDVDSPLSSQSYSYSPRQTESYLSSSPDTSEEEDTAKKKEYLNEQPLKAHGANLFSASVSREAPKSSHTRSVGMKPSSTLASKEANNLQEKDSNFCATEEENKTHPALSQGPWHHTFQREHVGSSTRCDVWSQTEGSVTVEKVDVGTQCGTLRVCSCGGSLPAARSPAGEQQWPVRDRQQPAGAGGAAGTDAFSAEAEYLSLPGRRTLEVLNYIDKMKDREKQ; from the exons ATGAAGCTCCTGGAAGTATCGTCTCCTAAAAGTTCAGCAGTCAGTTTGGATCTTCTTAATCTATATGTGGTTAACCAGATAtcaaccaaaaaagaaaacactg AGAGCGTGAGGAAGCCAGTCCACATTGATATcactgaagatgaaaaaaaacccatcaggaGGCATAACTTAGAGCTTCCCATGTCACCCCTACGTACACAACACAAGTCAAACttagatgatctccagagcAG GTTACAAAAGCAAGTATTGGAAAGCAGAAGACAACATCTCTCAGAAAAAGTTAAATACCAGCATAAG CTCATTCCACAAGTAATGGAATTAGGCTATGTTGATTCTAGTACAGAAAACGAAGACAACTTGGCAAGAGTTTTTAGTGCTTGTCCATTGCCCTCCTCTATTTTTCAGTTCCCTTACTGTACACagctttcagaagaaaatttcaaCACAAAACTAATGGGCAACGTTTGGGAACAGATCTAtgaaaaaaagctgcaaaaccaG CCAGGTAACAGCTTTGATCGAGACCCTTGGAATACAAACCCTCCAAGCCAGTGCATTTTCAGGAAGTCTGATACAGTGTCTCAGGAGCTGTTCAAGCCATTTGATAG GCCAGACTGCATGAATTCTGCCAGGAAAAATCCAGTGATAATAGCCAGTAATGAATCAGAAAACTGTGAAGGAATGAAAGAACCAGTATTTGATGTTGTGAAAGAAACTGCAGGATTGAAAGATGGAAGTGGTTGTTCCTTTCTGGCACTATTTGAAGAAGAGAGTCAACCAATCCATAATAATCCTTCCACAAAGcattttaatcctttttctAACCAAAGcaataatgacatttttttcactgtacCTGATGTTCGAAATCAAATTACCAGCAGAAATTATTCTTGTGACACTAGAAGGGTTTATCCTGCAATCAATGCAAAAGGAGATTCTGCAGACAGACACCTTGAAGGCATTTTCACAGCTCCAGAACAGGTTTTCCTTAAAAGTAATAATGTGTCAAGTACAAGTTACAAGGAAACAAGTGCACTTCATAAAACACACCGGCAGAACTGTCATGAGGGACAGCACTACTTCATGCCCTgtgaacagaaagaaagaagagcaaaCCTTGAAAAAATTG agacATTTGCTTATTACCATGATCAGCAGAATATCTTAAAGGAGAATGTGCAGAATtattcaagaaagaaaag TGATGACAAGTCTGTGAAAGAAACAGCCTGGAATCAGAACCATGTCTTTGTGTTTGAAGAG ttCACAACAGCACAAGAGAAAGGGTATAAGTTTGGACTGAGTTCATATCTTCATGAGATGG AGTTGG ATGTGGACTCACCACTCAGCAGCCAGTCTTACAGTTACTCTCCAAGGCAGACTGAGAGCTATTTGAGCTCTAGTCCTGACACA TCTGAAGAGGAAGACACAGCCAAAAAGAAGGAATATCTGAATGAACAGCCCTTGAAGGCACATGGTGCCAACCTGTTCTCAGCCTCAGTGAGCAGAGAGGCCCCCAAGAGCTCTCACACCCGAAGTGTGGGTATGAAGCCCAGCAGTACTTTGGCTAGTAAAGAAGCAAACAATCTTCAGGAGAAAGACTCCAATTTTTGTGccacagaggaggaaaataaaacccaccCAGCTCTGTCTCAGGGCCCATGGCACCACACCTTTCAGAGGGAGCATGTCGGTAGCAGCACCAGGTGCGATGTTTGGTCGCAGACCGAGGGCTCTGTGACCGTAGAGAAGGTGGACGTGGGCACCCAGTGTGGCACCCTGAGGGTGTGCAGCTGTGGGGGATCGCTCCCCGCTGCCCGCAGCCCggcaggagagcagcaatgGCCAGTGCGGGACAGGCAGCAGCCCGCGGGCgccggcggcgcggccgggACCGACGCCTTCTCTGCTGAGGCCGAGTACCTGAGTTTGCCTGGCAGGAGGACTCTAGAGGTGCTGAACTACATTGATAAAATGAAGGACAGAGAGAAGCAGTGA